The window CTGCAGAGGTCAGGGGTTCGATCCCCCTCAGCTCCATGGGTCCGCACTTGGTGCGGGCCAACAAAAACTGCCCCTTGGTGTAACTGGCAACACGCCTGACTCTGGATCAGGAGAGTCCTGGTTCGAGCCCAGGAGGGGCAATACGGCCGCAGAAAAGCGCGGCCGTATTTTTGTGTGGTCTCGTCCTTCAGCAGCTTCGCCGCTTCCGGATCGAGCCCAGGAGGGGCAATGGCCGGTGCAAGTGCACCGGCCACTTTATTTGGGCCTCTTCGTTCGGCTCAGGTCCACGAGTGGGCTGGAAAGGCCCAACGCTACTTTCGTTGGTGTCGCCCTTCGATTTTTCTTCTTTAGCGGGGCTAAGCCCCAGCCTCCGCGACCGCGCGTGGCTGGTACTCTGGCGCGTTGTCGGCGTACCCCCACATGAACGGCGGCTCTGCGCCGCAGCAGCGGGCGAAGGCATAGAGTTGGCCGCGGTGGTGGAGGAACTCGTCGTGGAGAACGTGAAAGGCGACATAGCCGGGCCAGGTCGCGTTCCACGGCGTGGGCACCATCGCCGCAAGCTCCGCGTCGCCGATCCGCTTGACGGCCGCGTCCGCCTGCTCGAAGCACTGCCGGGCAAAGGCCACGAGCGCGGCCTTATTGTCTAGCTTCGCCGCGAACTTCGGTTCCGATGATTCGTCGGCCGTGATGCCGCCCTTCGCCACGCCCTCTGCGATGTCACGCACGATCGATGAGGTGTGTACCGCCAGCTCCTGCGGCGTGCGCATACCGGGGACCGGGTGGGTGGCGTAGCGCTCGGCCGGTATCGCCTCAAGCAGGCGGAGATACACGCCGTATTTCTGCCGGAACTGGTCCCACATTTGGTCGAGGGTGGTCTTCTCCATGTTCAGTCTCCTCCAGAGCGCGATCGTGAGTTCGGGATAGCCAGCGACACCTTCGATGCCCTGGGTATGATGGGAGTCGTCAACTTGCGGCGCGGATCCACTGCCGTCCAGTGGTCGTACGCGGCACCAGCGAGGTCGGGTCGCTTGACGGAACCGGTATTTGCCCGCACCGTACAGCACACTTTCCATTGAGCCCCCATGCGAACCTCGGCCCTGCCCCGATTCTGCGGCACCCTCATGCCTGTCCTCGGCCTGGTGGCGCTGTTGAGCTACCCCTGCTCGGCTTTCGCCCAGAGCGACGGACACTCCGCCGGTCCAACGGAGTTGTCACCCGAGCTCCAGCATGCCCGCGCCGGGCTGGAGAAGTACCAAGACCCGGTAGTTGCGGTCCGTGACGGCTACTTCTCGACGCTCGCCTGCGTGGAGTACGTGAAGGGCGGCGCTGGCAGCATTCACTACACGCCGGGCGGGATGGGCGTGCACTTCCTCAACCTGCAGGCCATCAGTCCGACGCTGGATCCAGCTAAGCCTCAGGTGCTGATATACGAGCCGGTCGGTGACCGGCTGCGTCTGGCCGCGGCGGAGTGGTTCGTGCCGACCGAGGTAGCCGGCACTGCTCATCCCGCAATTTTCGGCCAGGAGCTCCAGGGACCGATGGAGGGACACGTGCCCCTGCAGCCCAAGGGTCTCCACCACTACGACCTGCACGTCTGGCTCTGGAAGTACAATCCGGCGGGCGTGTTCTCGCCGACGAACCCCGCAGTCAAGTGCCCCAAGCGGAGCTACTCGTTCACTGAGCAGGCGCCGAAGCTGGTGGACGCGGCGGGACACTGATCATGCGGGACGCGGTACGACTCCCGATCGGCGCTGCATAGCCGCCACTAAGTTTCGCTAGCCTGGAACGCCTCGACGGATTTCCCTTGGATGATCATCTCATTCAACTGGCGATCTAGATCGAGCACGTTCATTTCGTTATTCCAACTTAGGTTGTGTGGGTGCTCAAGCCGACACCTTTCTTCGTGATCTTGGCGCGCAGCTCTCAGTTCCAGACGCCGGCGTGTTCCTACAACTCCCGCTCCGCCAGTTCACGGAAGGCGTCGGGAACGGAGCGGCGGGCGTCGAGGACGACCGAAGCGTAGCCCACGGACTCCCAGCCGAAACGGTCGCGGATCGCGTCGATAGCACGGTCGACGAGGAGGCGCGACATCCCTCCTCTGGCCCCCGGGCGCCGCGCCTCGTCGGGGAGGCCGAGCGGTAGATCGAGCTGCACCACCGGCTGCTCCTCGATATGCGATACCGAGATGGCAAGCAGAGAAATCGCACGTTCCTCGGGATGGCTCCTGAGGACAGCTCGCACCAGGTCCTCGGCGATGTCGGCAAGGATTGCAGTCGCGGCCACGGGTTGCGGCAGCGTCACGGCGTGGGTAACCGAGCGGAGGTCACTGAAGCGCACCCGCACAGTCACCGTCCGGC is drawn from Gemmatimonadales bacterium and contains these coding sequences:
- a CDS encoding DinB family protein, with product MEKTTLDQMWDQFRQKYGVYLRLLEAIPAERYATHPVPGMRTPQELAVHTSSIVRDIAEGVAKGGITADESSEPKFAAKLDNKAALVAFARQCFEQADAAVKRIGDAELAAMVPTPWNATWPGYVAFHVLHDEFLHHRGQLYAFARCCGAEPPFMWGYADNAPEYQPRAVAEAGA